A genomic segment from Estrella lausannensis encodes:
- a CDS encoding LicD family protein, with the protein MSRRSIFLFVAAFGCFIAAFILKTQTSYPKLTSEDLLRTPREEIGRIYTLHQYVDGLFQQKAIPYFAIAGTLLGAVRHGGVIPWDDDLDIGIMEEDLPRVYDLRETLNQQGYDITEFGGGVKIYYMDGKVIPDPEHPGESYKWKFPWVDLFLMKIEGNRVVYAVDRLKEGFKNEWFYAEDVKHLKRLPFGEGSIPAPDQWIDYLNRVYDGNWNTTAYKDYDHAEERRLSKIPVPIVNFRR; encoded by the coding sequence ATGTCCCGCCGCTCTATTTTTCTTTTTGTCGCTGCCTTCGGTTGTTTCATTGCAGCGTTTATACTCAAAACGCAAACTTCATATCCTAAATTAACAAGTGAAGATCTACTGCGCACTCCCAGGGAGGAGATCGGGCGTATTTACACATTGCATCAGTACGTCGATGGTCTTTTTCAGCAAAAAGCGATTCCCTATTTTGCGATCGCCGGAACTTTGCTTGGCGCTGTCCGCCACGGGGGTGTCATTCCGTGGGATGATGACCTCGATATTGGCATTATGGAGGAAGACCTACCCAGGGTGTACGATTTGCGGGAGACATTAAATCAGCAAGGGTATGACATCACCGAATTCGGCGGTGGCGTAAAAATCTATTATATGGACGGTAAAGTCATTCCAGACCCTGAGCATCCCGGTGAGTCATACAAATGGAAGTTTCCGTGGGTCGATCTTTTTTTGATGAAGATTGAGGGAAATCGGGTGGTCTATGCTGTCGATCGTTTAAAGGAAGGCTTTAAAAATGAGTGGTTTTACGCAGAAGATGTGAAGCATCTAAAGCGGCTTCCCTTCGGAGAGGGGAGTATCCCCGCCCCGGACCAGTGGATTGATTATTTGAATCGTGTCTACGACGGAAACTGGAATACGACAGCTTATAAAGATTATGATCACGCTGAAGAGAGGCGGCTCAGCAAGATTCCTGTTCCCATCGTCAATTTTAGGCGGTAG
- a CDS encoding inositol monophosphatase family protein, with amino-acid sequence MQKDYQKFYEVAETAALKGGAVLKKWWGNLVNVREKSSSGDLVTEADHDSEAVVLSEIRNAFPHHRIVSEESGLSGHDQGDFLWAVDPLDGTTNYTHKMPLVAVSIALLFKGQPVVGIVYNPFMDEMFKAIQGEGAYLNGSRIGVSKVATLDKSLLATGFAYDRRDTPDNNYLEFCYMTSITQGVRRMGSAALDLAFLASGRYDGFWERGLKIWDIAAGILLVKEAGGMVTSYENSDLEMESGRILASNGLVHEQMSRNLIAIRKKHTPFVF; translated from the coding sequence ATGCAAAAAGATTATCAGAAATTTTACGAGGTTGCCGAGACGGCTGCACTCAAGGGGGGGGCGGTCCTTAAAAAGTGGTGGGGAAATCTGGTCAATGTCCGGGAGAAAAGTTCCAGCGGGGACCTCGTGACGGAGGCGGATCACGATTCTGAAGCGGTCGTATTAAGTGAAATTCGGAACGCTTTCCCTCACCACCGGATTGTTTCTGAGGAGTCGGGTTTAAGTGGACATGACCAAGGCGATTTTTTATGGGCTGTCGATCCTCTGGATGGAACGACCAACTATACCCATAAAATGCCCCTTGTGGCCGTATCTATCGCTCTTCTCTTTAAAGGGCAGCCCGTTGTTGGGATCGTCTACAATCCCTTCATGGATGAAATGTTCAAAGCAATCCAAGGAGAGGGAGCATATCTCAACGGATCACGTATCGGTGTGTCCAAAGTGGCCACGCTGGATAAAAGTCTTTTAGCGACTGGATTCGCCTATGATCGACGAGACACTCCCGACAACAACTACCTGGAATTTTGCTACATGACATCGATTACCCAAGGTGTTCGGAGAATGGGTTCGGCGGCTTTGGATCTCGCTTTTTTGGCCTCAGGACGCTACGACGGCTTTTGGGAAAGGGGCTTGAAGATTTGGGACATTGCTGCGGGAATCTTGCTTGTCAAGGAAGCGGGTGGGATGGTCACCTCGTATGAAAATAGCGATCTCGAGATGGAGTCTGGACGAATTTTAGCTTCCAATGGACTAGTCCACGAGCAGATGAGCCGCAACCTCATCGCCATTCGGAAAAAACACACACCCTTTGTCTTTTGA
- a CDS encoding Na+/H+ antiporter NhaC family protein, whose amino-acid sequence MSWLSLIPPLAVFIVGIWTKKIRLALFLGVFLAATIASDFSLIKGLGLALTRIFDNAQLASVASLSSFFKASNLLIMLFVLALGILIEMIRSSRAANAFVHFTESRIKDQKAAETSSLILSHILCIDDYLSSLTVGSVVRPITDRFRISRIKLAFLTDSMAAPITMLTPVSSWAAAIIGFLNDNGVSNVLTENTLVLASPYSLYLKILPYIFYSATLIATVWIIVRFRISFGLIERHDHIAKTTGNLLGGKTIDFANHQEKSSGSREATVTDFFLPIGSLLAFTLTFLLYFGGFWLFGGDSGFFASMRQAPISLVLFLAGLSSILASSAYYVATHKFFIGELLHVFKNGIKLMFPVTIILVLAWTMGGLLRQDLQTGQWIASLIADAVPLQWLPLILFWNAALISLSLGSSWATSAILFPIAIPMVMSMKHLDGAITLEQLPILLPVFGAILSGAVCGDHISLISDTTIMATSSSGCDLVDHVKSQAAYAAPVIFGSSVGYATAGYYIDDIASWPYLALAAGLSLASSTAMLITMRALWKRDPGFDQKTEEPAAVRDCPQTEIV is encoded by the coding sequence ATGTCCTGGCTTTCGCTCATTCCACCGCTCGCTGTTTTTATTGTCGGCATCTGGACAAAAAAGATCCGTCTTGCCCTTTTTTTGGGAGTTTTTCTGGCTGCTACCATCGCCTCTGATTTCTCGCTGATCAAAGGACTGGGGCTGGCATTAACGCGAATCTTTGACAATGCCCAGCTAGCTTCTGTCGCCTCACTTTCTTCATTTTTCAAGGCAAGCAACCTGCTGATCATGCTTTTTGTCTTGGCACTGGGGATACTAATTGAAATGATCCGCTCCTCCAGGGCTGCAAATGCCTTTGTCCACTTCACAGAATCGAGAATCAAAGACCAGAAAGCCGCCGAGACAAGCTCACTGATTCTCTCCCATATTCTCTGCATCGACGACTACTTGAGCAGTTTAACCGTTGGCTCTGTCGTACGACCGATCACCGACAGATTCCGCATATCGCGTATCAAGCTGGCCTTTCTGACAGACTCCATGGCAGCGCCCATTACGATGCTGACACCTGTCTCAAGCTGGGCTGCGGCCATCATCGGCTTTTTGAACGATAACGGCGTCAGCAATGTCCTCACCGAAAATACGCTCGTTCTGGCAAGCCCTTATTCCCTTTACCTGAAAATTCTACCCTACATTTTCTACTCGGCAACTCTGATCGCCACGGTGTGGATCATCGTCCGCTTCCGCATCAGCTTCGGCCTGATCGAAAGACACGACCACATCGCCAAAACAACCGGAAACCTGCTGGGCGGCAAAACTATTGACTTTGCCAACCACCAAGAAAAATCCAGCGGATCGAGAGAAGCGACGGTTACCGATTTCTTTCTTCCTATCGGCTCCCTGCTCGCCTTCACCCTCACTTTTCTTCTCTATTTCGGCGGGTTTTGGCTATTTGGAGGCGATAGCGGCTTTTTTGCCTCCATGCGGCAAGCCCCCATTTCCTTGGTGCTGTTCCTCGCGGGACTAAGTTCCATCCTCGCTTCTTCAGCCTACTATGTGGCAACCCATAAGTTTTTCATCGGTGAACTGCTGCATGTTTTCAAAAACGGCATCAAACTCATGTTCCCGGTCACTATTATCCTGGTCTTAGCATGGACCATGGGAGGACTCCTCCGTCAGGATCTTCAAACCGGCCAGTGGATCGCTTCGCTCATCGCCGATGCAGTTCCTCTGCAATGGCTCCCCCTGATTCTCTTCTGGAACGCAGCGTTGATCTCCTTGTCCCTTGGCAGCTCGTGGGCAACCTCCGCGATTCTTTTTCCGATCGCCATTCCGATGGTGATGTCGATGAAGCACTTAGACGGGGCTATCACCCTCGAACAGCTTCCCATCTTGCTTCCGGTATTCGGAGCCATCTTATCCGGAGCTGTCTGCGGTGATCACATATCCCTTATTTCCGACACCACGATCATGGCCACATCGTCTTCTGGATGCGACTTGGTCGATCACGTTAAATCACAGGCAGCTTACGCCGCTCCTGTCATCTTCGGCAGCTCAGTTGGCTACGCGACGGCGGGATACTACATCGACGATATCGCTTCTTGGCCCTACTTGGCCTTAGCTGCGGGATTGTCGCTTGCCTCCAGCACAGCGATGCTTATAACCATGAGAGCCCTCTGGAAACGCGATCCTGGATTCGACCAAAAGACGGAAGAACCCGCGGCAGTAAGAGACTGCCCACAAACTGAAATCGTATGA
- the tpx gene encoding thiol peroxidase, translated as MTTVNFKGQPVKTIGKLPEVGSKAPDFTLVAQDLSEINLGSFGSKKKIINIVPSLDTGVCATSAKKFQEAVRREPDAVLISVSMDLPFAQSRFCKSESVDQKQVLSCFRSTFPKDYGVQLIEGPLKGLCSRAVVVLDHDNKVIYVQQVPEITQEPDYDSVMKSITK; from the coding sequence ATGACTACAGTCAATTTCAAAGGACAACCTGTTAAAACAATCGGTAAGCTTCCTGAAGTGGGTTCTAAAGCGCCGGACTTCACTCTAGTCGCTCAAGACTTGTCTGAAATAAACCTGGGAAGCTTCGGTAGTAAGAAAAAGATCATCAACATCGTTCCCAGCTTAGACACGGGAGTTTGTGCGACATCAGCCAAAAAATTCCAGGAGGCCGTCCGAAGAGAACCTGACGCAGTGCTGATCTCTGTTTCCATGGATCTTCCCTTTGCCCAATCCCGCTTTTGCAAAAGCGAGTCGGTCGATCAAAAACAGGTTCTTTCCTGCTTCAGAAGCACTTTCCCTAAAGATTATGGCGTTCAACTTATCGAAGGACCCCTTAAAGGGCTCTGCAGCCGGGCTGTTGTCGTTTTGGATCATGACAACAAAGTGATCTATGTCCAGCAAGTTCCTGAAATCACTCAAGAACCGGACTACGATAGTGTCATGAAAAGCATCACGAAATAA
- a CDS encoding MBL fold metallo-hydrolase, with amino-acid sequence MFFYKRFIPGLAILSYMIGDEKSKECAVIDPVRDVEEYLNVAKANGYTIKYILETHVHADFVSGSKDLKDKLHGKPLIYCSALGGKEWLPSYCDHAVEDGDTIVFGNLQLTAMHTPGHTPEHIVWLAYDLARSKETPWFVFTGDLLFVGDVGRPDLLGKEKLEKLEDDLYLSLFDKLKPLPDFVEIFPGHGQGSLCGKSLGSRDSSTLGFERQFNPALRFQEKKAWTLKLMENMPKAPSYFSRMKKANVKGSKPLSDVLQGLKLIKKEADEIVWIDTRPSTLFLKDHQPGTLWLPRNPKFAPWASYILPYDKPLGIIATTAEEARQAAVELARVGLDTIVGYTLDPVNGGLSEIEYIAPPTLKTALKQGEEVSVIDVREPSEWAQGHIEGAVPVPLAELSSKNFSSEGNSKLVFVCASGTRALIAASYFDAQGLKNVRVLEGGMSAWN; translated from the coding sequence ATGTTTTTTTATAAGCGCTTCATTCCCGGTCTTGCCATTTTAAGCTATATGATCGGAGATGAGAAGTCAAAAGAGTGTGCTGTCATCGACCCTGTGCGGGACGTCGAAGAATATCTCAATGTTGCCAAAGCCAACGGCTACACCATCAAATATATACTTGAAACACACGTGCATGCCGATTTCGTCTCAGGATCAAAAGATCTCAAGGACAAACTGCATGGAAAGCCCCTGATTTACTGTTCGGCCCTGGGTGGCAAAGAGTGGCTTCCCTCCTATTGCGACCACGCCGTGGAAGACGGCGATACTATTGTCTTTGGCAACCTGCAGCTGACAGCCATGCACACCCCGGGACATACGCCCGAGCATATTGTCTGGCTGGCCTACGACCTTGCCCGCTCCAAAGAGACGCCCTGGTTTGTCTTCACAGGAGACCTTCTCTTTGTAGGAGATGTGGGCCGTCCGGATCTGCTCGGAAAGGAAAAACTTGAGAAGCTGGAAGACGACCTCTACTTATCGCTCTTTGACAAATTGAAGCCTTTGCCCGATTTTGTGGAAATTTTTCCAGGGCACGGCCAAGGATCTCTTTGTGGTAAATCGCTCGGATCCCGGGACAGTTCCACTTTAGGATTTGAAAGACAGTTTAATCCCGCCCTTCGTTTCCAAGAAAAAAAGGCCTGGACCCTGAAGCTGATGGAAAACATGCCCAAAGCTCCCTCCTATTTTTCCAGAATGAAAAAAGCTAATGTCAAAGGAAGTAAACCTTTAAGTGATGTTTTACAGGGGCTGAAGCTGATCAAAAAAGAAGCGGATGAGATCGTGTGGATCGATACAAGACCATCCACGCTGTTTTTAAAGGATCATCAGCCCGGAACCCTCTGGCTGCCACGAAACCCCAAATTTGCCCCTTGGGCCTCGTATATTTTACCCTATGACAAACCGCTGGGAATCATCGCGACAACAGCGGAAGAGGCCAGGCAGGCAGCAGTTGAGTTGGCAAGAGTTGGCCTCGACACTATTGTCGGATACACCCTTGATCCGGTCAATGGCGGCTTGAGTGAAATTGAATATATTGCGCCCCCCACCCTCAAAACGGCCCTTAAACAAGGGGAAGAAGTGTCTGTTATCGATGTGCGCGAACCCTCAGAATGGGCTCAAGGGCACATTGAAGGCGCTGTACCTGTCCCTTTAGCGGAACTTAGCAGTAAAAATTTTTCCTCGGAAGGCAATTCCAAACTGGTTTTTGTCTGTGCATCAGGGACGCGGGCACTCATTGCCGCCTCTTATTTTGATGCCCAAGGATTAAAAAACGTGCGTGTGCTCGAGGGTGGCATGAGCGCCTGGAATTAA
- a CDS encoding FKBP-type peptidyl-prolyl cis-trans isomerase → MKNKVHKGDKVFVNYVGTLDSGDIFDSTEGREPLSFVVGQGVVLKKFEDCVAGMQLNEKKKVSLEANEAYGEKRDELIVEIPKENFPTDLKLEVGIKLQIRQKRSMALTQAEIIRIAQNTVTLDANHPLAGERLHFEIELVGIE, encoded by the coding sequence ATGAAGAACAAAGTTCACAAAGGCGATAAAGTATTCGTCAATTACGTTGGCACATTGGACAGTGGCGATATCTTTGACTCTACCGAAGGTAGGGAGCCTTTAAGTTTTGTCGTCGGCCAAGGGGTAGTGCTCAAAAAATTTGAAGATTGCGTTGCAGGGATGCAGCTCAATGAAAAGAAGAAAGTCTCCTTGGAGGCAAACGAAGCATATGGCGAAAAGCGCGATGAGCTGATCGTCGAGATACCAAAAGAAAACTTCCCGACCGATCTCAAGCTGGAAGTAGGTATCAAACTTCAAATCAGACAAAAAAGATCGATGGCCCTAACGCAGGCCGAGATTATCCGGATCGCTCAGAACACTGTCACCTTGGATGCCAATCATCCCCTGGCAGGAGAAAGGCTTCACTTCGAGATCGAACTTGTCGGAATCGAGTGA
- a CDS encoding fructosamine kinase family protein has product MITQAILKALRKKIGCASIGDPVVFGKNVLNQCFQYETDKGRFFVKVSSSGDIDAIAAEAKALEMIDESGTLRSPRPQYFGYYENQVFLIMEYLELLPHTPESIELLGRNLALMHQQKTHEVFGFPLDNLLGATVQPNSFNNSWTAFFVEKRLRYQLKINEDKYGDKELRSLGEKAVESVETILSKIEATACLLHGDLWSGNTARDTEGMPVVFDPASYYGHSEADLSITTMFGGFPPRFYEAYHEIIPKESGFEERQRIYRLYHTLNHYYQFGDSYRGECINLIKAIHA; this is encoded by the coding sequence ATGATTACTCAGGCTATTCTAAAGGCTCTCAGGAAAAAGATCGGATGCGCTTCGATCGGCGATCCTGTCGTCTTCGGAAAAAACGTTCTGAATCAGTGCTTTCAATACGAAACCGATAAAGGGCGCTTTTTTGTTAAAGTCTCCTCTTCCGGCGATATCGATGCGATAGCTGCGGAAGCTAAGGCTTTGGAGATGATTGACGAGAGCGGTACGTTAAGATCCCCCCGTCCGCAGTATTTCGGCTATTACGAAAACCAGGTGTTCCTCATCATGGAATATCTTGAACTGTTACCGCACACCCCTGAATCGATTGAGCTCCTGGGAAGAAATTTAGCTCTCATGCATCAGCAAAAAACGCATGAGGTTTTTGGCTTTCCCCTGGATAACTTACTGGGTGCCACTGTCCAACCGAACAGCTTCAACAACTCCTGGACTGCATTTTTCGTTGAGAAAAGGCTCCGCTATCAACTGAAGATCAACGAAGATAAATATGGCGATAAAGAATTGCGGTCCCTGGGTGAAAAAGCGGTAGAAAGCGTAGAGACCATTCTTTCAAAGATCGAGGCCACCGCCTGCTTGCTTCATGGAGATTTGTGGAGCGGCAATACTGCGAGAGATACGGAAGGGATGCCGGTCGTTTTCGACCCTGCTTCTTACTATGGCCACAGCGAGGCGGATCTCTCGATCACTACCATGTTTGGTGGATTCCCTCCTCGTTTTTACGAAGCCTACCACGAGATCATCCCGAAAGAGTCCGGGTTTGAGGAGAGGCAAAGGATCTACCGCCTCTACCACACCCTAAACCACTACTACCAATTCGGTGACTCATACCGCGGTGAGTGTATCAATTTAATCAAAGCAATCCACGCATAA
- a CDS encoding SET domain-containing protein, whose translation MSDLLNRLKEVFHSFCGAIGSRHPGERLYFEPLPYDRDASGHQVFIQFKEDLAPQPYSVEAFEKLMGVTYAHHLAFPSKKVYRLVRELCKEAFDKGAISKRAEWLGVVFRNQIDTGGVKQVSIRWIGDRMGFGLFAEEEIPKGEMVGEYTGLVRRCFPLFFLPNRYSFRYPLYRLLFGSYTIDAEGFTNEISFINHSQTPNCESVVSINHHLFHVLIRAKEDIPKGSELTFDYGCPLEDFIS comes from the coding sequence ATGAGTGACCTTTTAAACCGGCTGAAAGAGGTCTTTCACTCTTTTTGCGGTGCCATTGGGAGCAGACACCCCGGTGAACGCCTCTACTTTGAGCCGCTTCCGTATGACCGAGATGCATCTGGTCACCAGGTCTTCATCCAGTTTAAAGAGGATCTTGCCCCGCAGCCCTACTCAGTTGAAGCTTTTGAGAAGCTGATGGGCGTGACCTATGCCCACCATCTTGCGTTTCCTTCCAAAAAGGTGTATCGGCTTGTCAGGGAGCTTTGTAAAGAGGCTTTCGATAAAGGAGCGATCAGCAAGAGGGCGGAGTGGCTGGGTGTTGTGTTCCGCAATCAAATAGATACGGGAGGGGTTAAGCAAGTCTCCATACGCTGGATCGGCGATCGGATGGGCTTTGGACTTTTTGCGGAGGAAGAGATCCCGAAAGGAGAGATGGTAGGAGAGTACACGGGCCTTGTCAGACGCTGTTTTCCCCTCTTTTTTCTGCCTAACCGCTACAGTTTTCGCTACCCGTTATATCGTCTGCTTTTTGGCTCGTATACGATCGATGCTGAAGGGTTTACCAACGAGATCAGTTTCATCAACCATAGCCAGACCCCCAACTGCGAATCAGTTGTCAGCATCAACCACCATCTCTTTCACGTGCTAATTAGGGCAAAAGAAGATATTCCCAAAGGAAGTGAATTGACATTTGACTATGGTTGTCCCTTAGAGGATTTTATTTCGTGA